One region of Candidatus Thermoplasmatota archaeon genomic DNA includes:
- a CDS encoding amino acid permease, with protein MAKLRRDLGLFEATTVVVGTMIGSGIFLGPERIATLLADPFLMVLVWAFTGLLILFAALTYAELGSIFPQSGGDYAYLREAYGPLVGFFNGWSVVNFGKGASLAAVAVGAATYATAFLPIEGWGEKVFAVGLIAALALVNVLGVRHAGRLSNVLAGAKIAGIGGLILIGLFYAGAPPAAPGPALRAPAGLDLVAAFGVAMVPALFAYDGWSVSTQVAEEIRDPQRTLPKSLIVSVLVVATLYILANLAYLKVLGIGGIAGSEFAAADTAGLVFGDTGRTLMALAVLLSIVGTANAITVTGPRVSYAMGRDGVFPARFGTVTRWGTPGFAIVVQAAYAAVFAIALDFDTLLNALVFAGWIFYGLAGASVIVLRLKRPELPRPYKVPLYPWVPLAFVGLSAFFVVNTLTQIPVESGLGLLLLALGYPVYALARRKWQTVVPAREWRALVEAERPR; from the coding sequence GTGGCGAAGCTGCGGCGCGACCTCGGCCTCTTCGAGGCGACGACCGTCGTCGTCGGCACGATGATCGGGTCCGGCATCTTCCTCGGGCCCGAGCGCATCGCGACCCTCCTCGCCGACCCGTTCCTCATGGTGCTCGTTTGGGCCTTCACGGGGCTCCTCATCCTCTTCGCCGCCCTCACCTACGCGGAGCTCGGGTCGATCTTCCCTCAGTCGGGGGGCGACTACGCCTACCTGCGCGAGGCGTACGGACCGCTCGTCGGATTCTTCAACGGGTGGAGCGTCGTCAACTTCGGCAAGGGCGCAAGCCTCGCCGCCGTCGCGGTCGGCGCGGCCACCTACGCGACCGCGTTCCTCCCGATCGAAGGGTGGGGCGAGAAGGTCTTCGCCGTCGGCCTCATCGCGGCGCTCGCCCTCGTGAACGTCCTCGGCGTGCGCCACGCGGGCCGCTTGAGCAACGTCCTTGCGGGCGCGAAGATCGCGGGCATCGGGGGCCTCATCCTCATCGGCCTTTTCTACGCGGGCGCGCCGCCCGCCGCGCCCGGGCCCGCGCTCCGGGCGCCCGCCGGGCTCGATCTGGTCGCGGCCTTCGGCGTCGCGATGGTGCCCGCGCTCTTCGCCTACGACGGCTGGAGCGTCTCGACCCAGGTCGCGGAGGAGATCCGCGATCCGCAACGCACGCTCCCGAAGAGCCTCATCGTGAGCGTCCTCGTCGTCGCGACGCTCTACATCCTCGCGAACCTCGCGTACCTCAAGGTCCTCGGCATTGGCGGCATCGCGGGGAGCGAGTTCGCGGCGGCCGACACCGCGGGCCTCGTCTTCGGCGACACGGGCCGCACGCTCATGGCGCTCGCCGTGCTCCTCAGCATCGTGGGCACCGCGAACGCGATCACCGTCACGGGCCCGCGCGTGAGCTACGCGATGGGCCGCGACGGCGTCTTCCCCGCGCGATTCGGAACCGTCACGCGCTGGGGCACGCCGGGCTTCGCGATCGTCGTCCAGGCCGCCTACGCGGCCGTCTTCGCGATCGCCCTCGACTTCGACACGCTCCTCAACGCGCTCGTCTTCGCGGGCTGGATCTTCTACGGCCTCGCGGGCGCAAGCGTCATCGTGCTCCGGCTCAAGCGCCCCGAGCTCCCGCGCCCCTACAAGGTCCCGCTCTACCCGTGGGTGCCGCTCGCGTTCGTGGGCCTCAGCGCGTTCTTCGTCGTGAACACGCTCACGCAGATCCCCGTCGAAAGCGGGCTCGGGCTCCTCCTCCTCGCCCTCGGGTACCCCGTGTACGCGCTTGCGCGGCGCAAGTGGCAGACCGTCGTCCCGGCGCGGGAGTGGCGGGCGCTCGTCGAGGCCGAGCGGCCGCGGTGA
- a CDS encoding FAD-dependent oxidoreductase: MASQDVVVVGGGLSGLMAAALLAKDGTRVRLVESSASLGGMARTRREHGYAFNLGAHAMFSGGHVGRVLKRLGIQLRAGVVAPATGRVVHDDRIFPLPTGPLALLASDLFDRRGKRELLAFLARPPKASDATLVGRTLEDFLDQRFSSERAKAFLKMFARLTTLAHGPSTTSAAVAIEQMVMVTRAKTLYLHGGWQSLVDDLRQAASRHGVVLETSERAAALRNRDGCVSGVELEAGRTLAADAVILAVPPRSALQIAPDVPELRAAADASLPVRMACLDVGLSDLPRPDLTYALGLGEPLYYSVHSRYAELAPRGSALVHVMRYLAPGEAPDDASRAMEQFLDFLQPGWPQRVEARQDLPEITVSSWWPRPDVSRPSSLVESVSGLYLAGEWVGPDGLLAHASAASATAAAGLAASHANGHPRRYGRVTT; this comes from the coding sequence GTGGCTTCGCAGGATGTGGTCGTCGTCGGCGGCGGCCTTTCAGGGCTGATGGCCGCCGCGCTCCTCGCCAAGGACGGCACACGAGTGCGGCTCGTCGAATCCAGCGCGTCTCTGGGGGGCATGGCGCGCACGCGCCGGGAGCATGGTTACGCCTTCAACCTGGGCGCCCATGCCATGTTCTCGGGAGGACACGTGGGGCGCGTCCTCAAACGCCTTGGTATTCAGCTGCGCGCCGGCGTGGTCGCGCCGGCGACCGGCCGAGTGGTCCACGACGACCGCATCTTTCCGCTTCCGACGGGTCCCCTGGCCCTCCTCGCGTCCGACCTCTTTGATCGCCGTGGCAAGCGCGAGCTCCTCGCGTTCCTTGCACGCCCGCCAAAGGCTTCCGACGCGACGCTCGTCGGACGGACCCTGGAGGACTTCCTTGACCAGCGCTTCTCCAGCGAGCGCGCGAAGGCCTTCCTCAAGATGTTCGCGCGCCTCACGACGCTCGCGCACGGCCCGTCGACGACCAGCGCGGCCGTCGCGATCGAGCAGATGGTCATGGTGACCCGCGCGAAGACGCTGTATCTGCACGGCGGCTGGCAGAGTCTCGTTGACGATCTGCGTCAAGCGGCGTCCCGGCATGGCGTCGTGCTCGAAACGAGTGAGCGCGCTGCTGCTTTGCGGAACAGGGATGGGTGCGTGTCTGGCGTCGAGCTCGAAGCCGGCCGCACGCTGGCCGCCGATGCCGTGATCCTCGCGGTCCCGCCCCGTTCCGCGCTCCAGATCGCTCCGGACGTGCCCGAACTGCGGGCGGCAGCCGACGCGAGCCTTCCCGTGCGCATGGCATGCCTTGATGTCGGCTTGTCCGACTTGCCCCGGCCGGATCTCACGTACGCCCTGGGCCTCGGCGAGCCGCTTTACTATTCGGTCCATTCCCGCTACGCCGAGCTGGCGCCACGCGGATCCGCCCTCGTCCACGTCATGCGCTACCTTGCCCCCGGAGAGGCGCCCGACGACGCCTCGCGCGCGATGGAGCAATTCCTCGACTTTCTGCAACCCGGCTGGCCCCAGCGGGTCGAGGCAAGGCAGGACCTTCCCGAGATCACGGTTTCGAGCTGGTGGCCCCGCCCAGACGTTTCCCGGCCCTCGAGCCTCGTCGAGAGCGTGTCCGGCCTCTATCTGGCAGGCGAGTGGGTCGGTCCCGATGGCCTCTTGGCTCACGCATCTGCGGCGAGCGCTACCGCGGCCGCCGGTCTCGCCGCGAGCCACGCAAACGGACACCCGCGCCGCTACGGCCGCGTCACCACGTGA
- a CDS encoding AsnC family transcriptional regulator produces MDVRDFAILTHLLARPFDSFERVGRAAGMTGAAAKARVARLQEEGFLSAFHCIPAPEVVGRTAHGHLFVAEPGRMRVADVLAADSVVTAVENSGGRMSVISYSRPGDPTVPPELLDALGEPLLTAAIRVTRLDARRATLGPLDWRVMRALVHDPRASVTDLAAVVGLTRRTVARRREALLNAGAIRTMPALSEANARGLVIAHFFVLAESATAAGRALQNPARVFPLAEFLDPPGVSFATVAPTLGEIVEVEQAIRAFPGVLDVGWQTPLHVHVACERVTCWIEEQEAVWNSRSTPR; encoded by the coding sequence GTGGACGTGCGCGACTTCGCCATCCTCACGCACCTGCTCGCCCGGCCTTTCGACTCGTTCGAGCGGGTCGGCCGGGCGGCGGGCATGACCGGGGCGGCCGCGAAGGCTCGCGTGGCTCGACTCCAGGAAGAGGGTTTTCTCTCCGCCTTCCACTGCATCCCCGCACCCGAGGTCGTGGGCCGAACCGCTCACGGACACCTCTTCGTCGCAGAACCCGGCAGAATGCGCGTGGCCGACGTGCTGGCGGCCGACAGTGTCGTGACCGCGGTCGAGAACAGCGGCGGGCGTATGAGCGTCATCAGCTACTCGCGACCTGGCGACCCGACAGTCCCCCCCGAACTCCTCGACGCGCTGGGAGAGCCGCTGCTCACGGCGGCGATCCGGGTGACCCGGCTCGACGCGCGTCGCGCGACGCTCGGGCCTCTCGATTGGCGCGTCATGCGGGCGCTCGTCCACGACCCGCGGGCATCCGTCACGGATCTCGCCGCGGTCGTCGGGCTCACGAGACGGACCGTCGCCAGGCGGCGAGAAGCGCTTCTGAATGCGGGTGCCATCCGAACGATGCCGGCGCTCAGCGAAGCCAACGCGAGAGGGCTCGTGATCGCGCACTTCTTCGTCTTAGCCGAGAGCGCGACGGCGGCCGGGCGCGCGCTCCAAAATCCCGCGCGCGTTTTCCCGCTCGCGGAGTTCCTCGACCCCCCAGGAGTCTCGTTCGCGACGGTCGCGCCGACGCTCGGAGAGATCGTCGAAGTTGAGCAAGCCATCCGTGCGTTTCCCGGCGTGCTTGATGTGGGGTGGCAGACGCCGCTTCATGTCCACGTCGCCTGCGAGCGCGTCACGTGCTGGATCGAAGAGCAAGAGGCAGTCTGGAATTCGCGCTCCACGCCTCGGTGA